In Gemmatimonadetes bacterium T265, one DNA window encodes the following:
- a CDS encoding TetR family transcriptional regulator, producing MPADPLPPPPRRADAERNREKVLAAARAAFADPRAEVSMAEIARRAGVGMATLYRHFPGRRELLEALYTDEVNAVCAAAPAAADGVGGDAPGAAFAAWLRQFFTFATAKRHVAAELLEHTDASDPVFGASRARVLAAGRPLFAAARQAGAVRRDLTLEQVLDLLVAVARIAGDGGYVEPILQTALDGLRPPADAELAPPPGP from the coding sequence ATGCCCGCTGACCCGCTTCCACCGCCACCGCGGCGTGCCGACGCCGAGCGCAACCGCGAGAAGGTCCTTGCGGCCGCCCGGGCCGCCTTCGCCGACCCGCGCGCCGAGGTGTCCATGGCCGAGATCGCGCGGCGTGCCGGCGTGGGGATGGCGACGCTCTACCGCCACTTTCCCGGTCGCCGCGAGCTCCTCGAGGCCCTGTATACCGACGAGGTGAACGCCGTCTGCGCGGCCGCGCCGGCGGCCGCCGACGGCGTGGGCGGCGACGCGCCGGGCGCGGCGTTCGCGGCGTGGCTGCGCCAGTTCTTCACCTTCGCGACGGCCAAGCGCCACGTCGCCGCCGAGCTGCTCGAACACACCGACGCCAGCGACCCCGTGTTCGGCGCCAGCCGCGCGCGCGTGCTCGCCGCCGGCCGGCCGCTATTCGCCGCCGCGCGGCAGGCCGGCGCGGTGCGCCGCGACCTCACGCTCGAGCAGGTGCTCGACTTGCTCGTCGCCGTCGCCCGGATCGCCGGCGACGGCGGCTACGTCGAGCCCATCCTCCAGACGGCGCTCGACGGCCTGCGCCCCCCGGCCGATGCGGAGCTCGCGCCCCCACCTGGGCCGTAG
- a CDS encoding X-Pro dipeptidyl-peptidase — protein sequence MSAPQVAGVDPGQRHLNGPQTSGREYRGLSTPQHGMTCDENVAVPMRDGVTLLADVYRPTTPGRYPVLVAASPYPRQVQNVGAPLGFIEAGASDFFVPRGYVHVIANLRGTGGSGETFGFFDGQERRDVRDLVEWAGQQPWSDGAVGMVGISYFAMTQLEAAVERPPHLRAIFAPAASADLYEAAVHHGLLSSSFVTPFLAMLGVTAGLPDAVWRNPLVDAVRRVLMTGPIHKRFETMTGGGGNAGLSKLPHDPHPWDDLWRAVAVEHPLRDAWWDERNLLPLLPQVDVPVYLGCDWANVPLHLPSTFSTYAALTGSPRVQMTMLGEHGLAWPWESLHVEALAWFDQWLKGRDTGLDGPPVRYVIPGAEGWHSAPSWPVGGTTERALALCADGALRVDEGEPGSRTLLTLGAGLSRPDASPTDPPSVLTWTSDPLAEDLDVVGSLELALDAVSTAPDTAWLVFVQDVDGDGRVADVTAGYLRAGLRAVDEERSRPGSPVLPCRAFTAVPVGEPVHYRIPLVANARRFRRGHRIRVLITNDDQHPDAPAMLGFRHASVGTTALNTVRSSSRLILPVLAGAAP from the coding sequence ATGAGCGCCCCCCAGGTCGCGGGCGTCGACCCGGGCCAGCGCCACCTCAACGGCCCGCAAACGTCCGGCCGCGAGTACCGCGGCCTCTCGACGCCGCAGCACGGGATGACGTGCGACGAGAACGTCGCCGTCCCGATGCGCGACGGCGTCACCCTCCTCGCCGATGTCTACCGGCCGACGACGCCGGGCCGGTACCCGGTGCTCGTGGCCGCCTCGCCGTACCCGCGGCAGGTCCAGAACGTCGGCGCCCCGCTGGGCTTCATCGAGGCGGGCGCGAGCGACTTCTTCGTCCCGCGCGGCTACGTCCACGTGATCGCCAACCTCCGCGGCACGGGCGGCTCCGGCGAGACCTTCGGCTTCTTCGACGGCCAGGAGCGGCGCGACGTGCGCGACCTGGTGGAGTGGGCGGGCCAGCAACCCTGGTCGGACGGCGCCGTCGGCATGGTCGGGATCAGCTACTTCGCGATGACGCAACTGGAGGCGGCCGTCGAACGGCCGCCACACCTCCGGGCGATCTTCGCGCCGGCGGCGAGCGCGGACCTGTACGAGGCGGCCGTCCACCACGGCCTGCTGAGTTCGTCCTTCGTCACCCCGTTCCTCGCCATGCTCGGCGTGACCGCGGGCCTCCCGGACGCGGTCTGGCGCAATCCGCTCGTGGACGCCGTACGCCGCGTCCTGATGACCGGCCCCATACACAAGCGGTTCGAGACGATGACAGGCGGTGGCGGGAACGCCGGCCTGTCGAAGCTGCCTCACGACCCCCACCCCTGGGACGACCTCTGGCGCGCCGTCGCGGTCGAACACCCGCTGCGCGACGCGTGGTGGGACGAGCGGAACCTGCTGCCGCTCCTCCCCCAAGTCGACGTGCCGGTGTACCTCGGCTGCGATTGGGCGAACGTGCCGCTGCACCTGCCGTCCACGTTCTCTACCTACGCCGCGCTCACCGGCAGCCCGCGCGTCCAGATGACGATGCTGGGCGAGCACGGCCTGGCCTGGCCGTGGGAGAGCCTGCACGTCGAGGCCCTGGCCTGGTTCGACCAGTGGCTCAAGGGCAGGGACACGGGCCTCGACGGGCCGCCGGTCCGCTACGTCATCCCGGGCGCTGAAGGGTGGCACTCCGCGCCGTCGTGGCCGGTCGGAGGGACGACCGAGCGCGCGCTGGCGCTGTGCGCCGACGGGGCACTCCGGGTGGACGAAGGCGAGCCGGGGTCGCGCACGCTGCTCACCCTCGGCGCGGGGCTGAGCCGCCCCGACGCGAGCCCGACGGACCCGCCGTCGGTGCTGACGTGGACGAGCGATCCCCTCGCGGAAGACCTCGACGTGGTCGGCTCGCTCGAGCTGGCGCTGGACGCCGTCAGTACGGCACCGGACACGGCCTGGCTCGTGTTCGTGCAGGACGTGGACGGCGACGGCCGGGTGGCGGACGTGACGGCGGGTTATCTGCGGGCGGGCCTGCGGGCGGTGGACGAAGAACGGAGCCGCCCCGGATCGCCCGTCCTTCCCTGCCGCGCGTTCACGGCGGTGCCCGTCGGCGAGCCGGTCCACTACCGGATCCCTCTGGTAGCCAATGCCCGGCGCTTCCGCCGCGGCCACCGCATCCGGGTCCTCATCACCAACGACGACCAGCACCCCGACGCGCCGGCGATGCTCGGCTTTCGCCACGCGAGCGTGGGGACGACCGCCCTGAACACGGTGCGCTCGTCATCGCGCCTGATCCTCCCGGTACTGGCCGGCGCCGCGCCCTGA
- a CDS encoding TetR family transcriptional regulator, whose translation MRARKRDRVREQLTEAAFTLFLRDGYDATTVDAIAAAAEVSRRTFFRYFGTKEDVLLAWVELRDGALRAALAERPRGEPPLATVRAALAPLVAYYEAAPERWRAIMRLSAAHPVLGGRRREKQARWERTLAEGVAAALGVGADALRAQLAARVGLAAFETAVEAWMRDDPPGALSRLVDDAFALLARDFGS comes from the coding sequence TTGCGCGCGCGCAAGCGGGACCGCGTGCGCGAGCAGCTCACCGAAGCCGCGTTCACGCTTTTCCTCCGCGACGGCTACGACGCGACGACGGTCGACGCGATCGCCGCCGCCGCCGAGGTCTCGCGCCGGACGTTCTTCCGCTACTTCGGGACGAAGGAGGACGTGCTGCTCGCGTGGGTCGAGCTTCGCGATGGTGCGCTCCGGGCCGCGCTCGCCGAACGCCCGCGGGGGGAGCCACCACTCGCGACGGTCCGGGCCGCCCTCGCGCCGCTCGTCGCCTACTACGAGGCCGCCCCCGAGCGGTGGCGGGCGATCATGCGCCTGAGCGCGGCGCACCCCGTGTTGGGCGGGCGCCGGCGCGAGAAGCAGGCGCGGTGGGAGCGCACGCTCGCCGAGGGGGTCGCGGCGGCGCTCGGCGTCGGTGCCGACGCCCTGCGGGCCCAGTTGGCCGCGCGGGTGGGCCTCGCGGCGTTCGAGACGGCGGTCGAGGCGTGGATGCGGGACGATCCTCCCGGCGCGCTCTCCCGACTGGTCGACGACGCCTTCGCGCTCCTGGCGCGCGACTTCGGGTCGTGA
- a CDS encoding carbon-monoxide dehydrogenase large subunit: MTVPRAAEPSPTGHAVGEPLPRVDGPLKVTGAATYAAEWRVPGLAHGAVVDSAVARGTIRAIDASAALAAPGVIAVVTHENAPRLGPYPDKAGGQQLTGEGGLGEVRQPLQDATLHYGAQSIAVVVAETFEQAQYAATLMRVDYDAEPPELDLETASWQTTPEIFAGSEPLQKGGDDVRAALAAAPVRLTREYHTPVYHHNPIELLASIAIWEERDGEDVLTLYDTTRGVDVLRDTCALAFDLPPQNVHVVSKFIGGAFGSKGWSFHNPILVALAARVANRPVKVEWRRQQFFSVGGHRPAVQHHLDVGAARDGTISALAHDGRTHGSMVSGYIEFAARMTKMMYGVPHLGYAHRLSHLNLPTPATLRGPGFLISGFALESALDELAGELGMDPVALRLQNHAETDPESGLPFSSKHLRECYARGRARFGWDARPPAPRTRRENGLWVGYGMSSAMHPADRTGATARATICADGTALVRSATHELGNGAYTIFRQIAADGLALPVDRVRFDLGDTTFPTAPPTLGSLSTASVGPAVLAAARRAVRALAEVAVRTPGSPLFGTPADAVEAAGGRLRRRDDPSVGEDYGAVLRRAGLPHVAAGAGEKPGDEKKQFAFYSFGAVFAEVRVDEATGVVRVARLCGVYDVGRLINPRTARSQVMGGMLFALGVALTEESLFDPVTGLPVVRNLADYHVASCADTPEIDIEMLGIPDPHIGELGAHGVGEMGTSGVPAAIANAVYNATGRRVRSLPITPDKVLQA; encoded by the coding sequence ATGACCGTGCCCCGCGCCGCCGAGCCGTCACCGACCGGCCACGCCGTCGGCGAGCCCCTCCCCCGCGTCGACGGGCCCCTCAAGGTCACGGGCGCGGCCACCTACGCCGCGGAGTGGCGCGTCCCCGGCCTGGCCCACGGCGCGGTGGTGGACAGCGCCGTCGCGCGCGGCACGATCCGGGCGATCGACGCATCGGCGGCGCTCGCCGCGCCCGGCGTCATCGCCGTGGTCACGCACGAGAACGCGCCGCGCCTCGGCCCCTACCCCGACAAGGCCGGCGGGCAGCAGCTGACCGGCGAGGGCGGGCTCGGCGAGGTGCGCCAGCCGCTGCAGGACGCGACCCTCCACTACGGCGCGCAGTCGATCGCGGTGGTGGTGGCCGAGACGTTCGAGCAGGCCCAGTACGCCGCGACGCTCATGCGGGTCGACTACGACGCCGAGCCGCCGGAACTCGACCTCGAGACGGCCAGCTGGCAGACGACCCCCGAGATCTTCGCCGGGTCGGAGCCGTTGCAAAAGGGTGGGGACGACGTGCGCGCCGCGCTCGCGGCCGCGCCGGTCCGGCTCACGCGCGAGTACCACACGCCGGTCTACCACCACAACCCGATCGAGCTGCTCGCGAGCATCGCGATCTGGGAGGAGCGGGACGGCGAGGACGTCCTCACGCTCTACGACACGACGCGCGGCGTCGACGTGCTCCGCGACACCTGCGCCCTCGCCTTCGACCTCCCCCCGCAGAACGTCCACGTCGTCTCGAAGTTCATCGGCGGCGCGTTCGGCTCCAAGGGGTGGTCGTTCCACAACCCGATCCTGGTCGCGCTGGCGGCCCGCGTGGCGAACCGGCCGGTCAAGGTCGAATGGCGCCGGCAGCAGTTCTTCTCCGTCGGCGGCCACCGCCCCGCGGTGCAGCACCACCTCGACGTCGGCGCGGCGCGGGACGGCACCATCTCGGCCCTCGCGCACGACGGGCGCACGCACGGCTCGATGGTCAGCGGCTACATCGAGTTCGCCGCGCGCATGACCAAGATGATGTACGGCGTGCCGCACCTCGGCTACGCGCACCGGCTGTCGCACCTCAACCTGCCGACGCCGGCGACGCTGCGCGGGCCGGGCTTCCTGATCAGCGGCTTCGCCCTGGAGAGCGCGCTCGACGAGCTGGCCGGCGAGTTAGGCATGGACCCCGTCGCGCTCCGCCTCCAGAATCACGCGGAGACCGACCCGGAGAGCGGCCTGCCGTTCTCGAGCAAGCACCTGCGCGAGTGCTACGCGCGCGGCCGGGCGCGGTTCGGCTGGGACGCGCGCCCGCCGGCGCCCCGCACCCGGCGCGAGAACGGCCTGTGGGTCGGCTACGGCATGTCGAGCGCGATGCACCCCGCCGACCGCACCGGGGCGACGGCGCGCGCGACGATCTGCGCCGACGGCACCGCGCTCGTGCGGAGCGCGACGCACGAGCTGGGCAACGGCGCCTACACCATCTTCCGCCAGATCGCGGCCGACGGCCTCGCGCTCCCCGTGGACCGGGTGCGCTTCGACCTGGGCGACACGACGTTCCCGACCGCCCCGCCGACGCTCGGCTCGCTCTCCACCGCGAGCGTCGGCCCCGCGGTCCTCGCCGCCGCGCGGCGCGCGGTGCGGGCGCTCGCGGAGGTCGCCGTGCGCACCCCCGGGTCGCCGCTCTTCGGGACGCCGGCCGACGCGGTCGAAGCGGCGGGCGGGCGGCTGCGCCGGCGCGACGACCCGTCCGTCGGGGAGGACTACGGCGCGGTGCTCCGGCGCGCGGGGCTCCCGCACGTCGCCGCGGGCGCCGGCGAGAAGCCCGGGGACGAAAAGAAACAGTTCGCATTTTATTCGTTCGGCGCCGTGTTCGCCGAGGTGCGGGTGGACGAGGCCACGGGGGTGGTGCGCGTGGCGCGGCTGTGCGGCGTGTACGACGTGGGCCGCCTCATCAACCCGCGGACCGCGCGCTCCCAGGTCATGGGCGGCATGCTCTTCGCGCTCGGCGTCGCGCTCACGGAGGAGTCGCTGTTCGACCCGGTCACCGGGCTCCCGGTCGTCCGCAACCTGGCGGATTACCACGTGGCGAGCTGCGCGGACACGCCCGAGATCGACATCGAGATGCTCGGGATTCCCGACCCGCACATTGGCGAGCTGGGCGCGCACGGCGTCGGCGAGATGGGCACGAGTGGCGTGCCCGCCGCGATCGCCAACGCGGTCTACAACGCCACGGGCCGGCGCGTGCGCAGCCTGCCGATCACCCCCGACAAGGTGCTGCAGGCCTGA